The proteins below are encoded in one region of Sphingobacterium sp. R2:
- the bioB gene encoding biotin synthase BioB produces MDNMESKRKWTQGEVVALYNKPLMELLYEAATIHRKYHDPNKVQVSTLISIKTGGCPEDCAYCPQAARYHTHVKAESLMSVEQVKQQAMAAKARGSSRICMGAAWRNVKDGHEFDRVLDMVRTLNKLDMEVCCTLGMLTENQAQRLSEAGLYAYNHNLDSSANYYQEIISTRSYDDRLQTIENVRKTNITVCSGGIIGMGETIADRAKMLITLASLIPQPESVPINALVPVMGTPMETMETASIWEMVRMVATARILLPKTQVRLSAGRTYMSKEGQALCFFAGANSIFSGDKLLTTPNPDSNEDLDLFKTLGLVTQQPFEKKSQPQTVTKEMAIYHDLGERPKWSRPEHTVPRNSGKQQKKE; encoded by the coding sequence ATGGATAACATGGAATCAAAACGAAAATGGACGCAGGGAGAAGTTGTCGCCCTGTACAACAAACCGTTAATGGAGCTTCTATATGAAGCTGCCACAATACATAGAAAATATCATGACCCAAATAAAGTGCAGGTATCCACATTGATTTCAATAAAAACAGGTGGATGTCCCGAAGACTGCGCTTACTGCCCACAAGCTGCACGTTACCATACACATGTAAAAGCAGAAAGCTTGATGAGTGTCGAACAGGTCAAACAGCAAGCCATGGCTGCAAAAGCTCGTGGTAGTTCTCGGATCTGCATGGGAGCCGCCTGGCGTAATGTGAAGGATGGCCATGAGTTTGACCGTGTACTTGATATGGTTCGTACCTTAAACAAACTTGACATGGAAGTCTGCTGTACACTCGGAATGTTGACCGAAAATCAGGCCCAACGGTTGTCTGAGGCCGGATTGTATGCCTACAACCACAACCTCGATTCATCTGCCAATTATTATCAGGAAATTATCTCCACCAGAAGTTACGATGATCGCCTGCAGACCATCGAAAATGTACGCAAAACAAATATCACAGTCTGTAGTGGTGGCATCATTGGGATGGGCGAAACTATCGCAGATCGTGCCAAAATGTTGATCACGCTTGCTTCACTCATCCCACAGCCCGAATCGGTGCCGATCAATGCGTTGGTGCCTGTAATGGGTACACCAATGGAGACAATGGAAACCGCATCCATCTGGGAGATGGTACGCATGGTTGCTACGGCGCGGATTTTATTGCCCAAAACCCAGGTCCGCCTATCGGCAGGACGAACCTATATGAGTAAGGAGGGACAAGCTTTATGCTTTTTCGCAGGAGCCAATTCGATTTTCTCTGGCGATAAACTACTCACCACCCCCAATCCCGACAGCAACGAAGACCTTGACCTATTTAAAACATTAGGTCTGGTCACACAGCAGCCGTTTGAGAAAAAAAGTCAGCCCCAAACCGTCACAAAAGAAATGGCAATTTATCACGATCTTGGAGAAAGACCCAAATGGTCAAGACCCGAACATACAGTTCCCCGCAACAGCGGTAAGCAGCAGAAGAAAGAATAA
- a CDS encoding efflux RND transporter periplasmic adaptor subunit, producing the protein MSTKKLLTATVAVVLLYSCKNHKETDNTAVVKGFEMSETMLKSTSFATVKKENVSEELNFFGKISADQNNYIDIFPLVGGNVVSVNVSLGDYVHKGQVLATIRSTEVAGIQKDLSDAKTDVLLAEKNYRVAEDMYTGKLSTDKDMLEAKGQLTKAKEQLRRSEAVSQIYNVRRGNIYSVVSPIDGYIVQKNINKDMQLRSDRSDNIFDVANTKDVWAILNVNETDIEKISMGMPAVVSTLSYPDKKFQGSIDKIFKIIDPQTNSMQARVVLDNKDGLLIPDSKATIKVAHRSNTQALAVPSDAVIFDQNKYFVLVYKSQNDIKIREILPIKQNEETSYITTGLQEGEKVVVNNKLLIYRALNN; encoded by the coding sequence ATGTCAACTAAAAAACTTCTCACAGCCACAGTAGCAGTAGTGCTACTCTACTCTTGCAAAAATCATAAAGAAACGGATAATACCGCCGTTGTCAAAGGTTTCGAAATGAGCGAAACGATGCTAAAATCGACCAGTTTTGCAACCGTCAAAAAAGAAAATGTGAGCGAAGAACTCAATTTCTTTGGTAAAATATCTGCTGATCAGAACAATTACATCGATATCTTCCCACTCGTTGGCGGTAATGTGGTCTCCGTGAATGTATCCTTAGGCGATTATGTACACAAAGGTCAGGTATTGGCCACAATCAGAAGTACGGAAGTCGCCGGTATACAAAAGGATCTTTCGGATGCCAAAACCGATGTATTGCTCGCAGAAAAAAACTACCGTGTAGCGGAAGACATGTACACAGGTAAACTGAGTACAGATAAGGACATGCTGGAAGCAAAAGGACAATTAACTAAAGCCAAAGAGCAGCTCCGCCGCTCAGAAGCCGTCAGTCAGATCTATAATGTCCGACGCGGCAATATATATTCGGTGGTATCCCCAATCGATGGATATATCGTACAAAAAAATATCAATAAGGACATGCAACTGCGGAGTGACCGAAGCGACAACATCTTCGATGTGGCCAATACAAAAGATGTATGGGCGATTTTGAATGTCAACGAAACAGATATTGAAAAGATTAGTATGGGCATGCCTGCCGTGGTGTCAACGCTGAGTTATCCGGACAAAAAATTTCAAGGTAGTATCGACAAAATTTTTAAGATTATCGACCCGCAAACCAATTCTATGCAGGCCCGTGTCGTACTCGACAATAAAGATGGACTACTTATTCCAGATAGTAAGGCCACAATTAAAGTAGCACATCGATCCAATACACAGGCGCTAGCTGTTCCTTCGGACGCAGTCATTTTCGATCAAAACAAATATTTCGTGTTGGTTTACAAATCTCAAAATGACATCAAGATTCGTGAAATCCTGCCGATTAAGCAAAACGAAGAAACATCCTATATAACTACTGGATTACAGGAAGGAGAGAAAGTTGTTGTAAACAATAAACTTTTGATTTATAGAGCACTGAATAATTAA
- a CDS encoding ATP-binding protein: MNLKKKIAISFSIAFSVLFGMAMLIIYYASFDFRKDQFRQRLIDKLDNISHYIASNPYFNRQSYKNYFHDDEDGLFYEDVIILDKNKQLVFSTVKDQTVTWSASIVNRLDQEKQIFYNQDQYETFAKYYRINGSPYYIIVKAQDYSGNEKMDHLALVLTILFVLSAALVWVFSYNLIQRLLIPLDKLKDNITQINASRLTKPVDYTGNTDEITVLTRAFNTMLLRLSTAFESQKEFNSSASHELRTPLARMSFQLENLYHQNQLSEEVRQVLRNISKETLHLSEVTDSLMLLSKFDSESLKMTYKEERIDEIIFTAYEKVAKVFPDLQLDFSISGTDDPKLSIFCSAQLIEIAFVNLFKNAALYSDNREVKVTMLESAQELKVLVSNTGPALSTSDQKRIFDAFSRGENASETTGSGLGLRIVQRIMESHHATIEYQADRKQSTHTFVLLFKLFLNQEG; the protein is encoded by the coding sequence ATGAATTTAAAGAAGAAAATAGCGATTAGCTTTAGTATTGCATTCTCCGTCCTTTTTGGTATGGCGATGTTGATTATCTACTATGCTAGTTTCGATTTTCGGAAAGATCAATTTCGCCAGCGACTGATTGATAAATTAGACAATATTTCCCATTATATCGCCAGTAACCCCTATTTCAACCGCCAGTCATACAAAAACTATTTTCACGATGACGAAGATGGCCTTTTCTATGAAGATGTTATCATCCTCGACAAAAACAAACAGTTAGTCTTTAGCACTGTTAAGGACCAAACCGTTACATGGAGCGCATCAATTGTTAATAGGCTCGATCAGGAAAAGCAAATCTTCTACAACCAGGACCAATATGAGACATTTGCCAAATATTATCGCATTAACGGATCGCCCTACTATATTATCGTAAAAGCACAGGATTATTCCGGAAATGAAAAAATGGACCACCTAGCGCTTGTCCTCACGATATTATTTGTGCTTAGTGCAGCTTTAGTGTGGGTATTCAGCTATAATCTGATCCAACGCCTGTTGATTCCGCTCGATAAATTAAAAGACAATATTACGCAGATTAATGCCAGTAGACTCACCAAACCTGTTGATTACACAGGAAATACCGACGAAATTACTGTACTAACCCGGGCATTTAATACGATGTTATTACGCCTTTCTACTGCTTTCGAATCGCAGAAAGAATTCAATTCCAGTGCTTCCCACGAATTACGAACACCACTTGCACGAATGTCTTTTCAACTTGAAAATCTGTACCATCAGAACCAGTTAAGCGAAGAGGTGAGGCAGGTATTACGTAACATATCCAAAGAAACATTGCACCTCTCAGAAGTCACAGATTCGCTTATGCTCCTTTCAAAATTTGATTCGGAGAGTTTAAAAATGACTTATAAAGAAGAGCGAATCGATGAAATTATATTTACGGCCTATGAAAAAGTAGCCAAAGTATTTCCCGACCTTCAGCTGGATTTTTCAATTAGCGGAACTGACGACCCCAAACTCAGCATTTTTTGTTCTGCCCAATTGATTGAAATCGCTTTTGTAAATTTATTTAAGAATGCTGCGCTCTACTCAGACAACAGGGAGGTGAAAGTCACAATGCTAGAATCAGCACAAGAACTAAAAGTGCTTGTTAGTAATACGGGGCCAGCTTTGAGTACCAGCGACCAAAAGCGAATTTTTGATGCATTTAGCCGCGGAGAAAATGCGAGTGAGACAACAGGATCTGGATTGGGACTGCGCATTGTTCAACGCATCATGGAATCGCATCATGCGACAATTGAATATCAAGCGGACCGAAAACAATCTACGCATACTTTTGTATTACTATTTAAATTGTTTCTCAACCAAGAAGGTTAG
- a CDS encoding TolC family protein codes for MTKKPLIFLLLFNGMAFAQQRPPQTDHVRMDESTLIKKQGDIAGQQMTLRECEAAFVKSNLSLLAQQYDISQAEADVIQAKIWDLPQLEMNVNAYDPQNKKVFHVGPSKEASISQLIYLGGKKKNQVEFAKSNVELAKLQFSQLLASLHAQLRTTFYSLYFEQHKLADIKIQLDYLNNLLTAYKEQGKKGNISLKDQVRLQTMAIDLNNEKTNAINNSIDLQQQLRVLISSQEDVLPKLTDQEADQVLAVKPTMPLDKIYQLALENNADYQFALKTSESAQLFTTWQQSLNTPDINLGLAYSQNSGAFRNEINLTAAIPLPLWKQNKGNVIKAKYAEEEAKKNIEVQRQQLESQIRSNYLSWQNQYNQYFTITPDDLHDIAVVYDGVFNNFRKGNISLVEFTDFMDSYRISMLKLYDMKKEIILNAEQLNYLAQTSIFNSTHVN; via the coding sequence ATGACAAAGAAACCTTTAATATTTTTATTGCTTTTCAATGGTATGGCATTTGCCCAGCAGAGACCACCGCAAACAGATCATGTGCGTATGGATGAAAGTACACTTATAAAAAAGCAAGGCGATATCGCCGGACAGCAAATGACGCTTCGAGAATGCGAAGCAGCATTTGTAAAGAGCAATCTTTCTCTACTCGCCCAACAATATGACATCAGCCAGGCTGAGGCAGACGTCATACAAGCTAAAATATGGGATCTGCCACAGCTTGAAATGAATGTTAACGCCTATGATCCACAGAACAAAAAGGTATTCCACGTCGGTCCTTCTAAAGAAGCGAGTATATCGCAATTAATTTATCTCGGTGGAAAAAAGAAAAATCAAGTAGAATTCGCCAAATCGAATGTCGAACTTGCCAAGTTACAATTTAGTCAATTGCTGGCAAGTCTCCATGCACAGCTCCGTACAACCTTTTACTCCCTCTACTTTGAACAGCATAAATTAGCGGATATCAAAATTCAGCTTGACTATCTAAATAATCTACTAACGGCATACAAAGAACAAGGTAAGAAAGGAAACATTTCATTAAAAGATCAAGTTCGCCTTCAAACAATGGCTATCGATCTCAATAACGAAAAAACAAATGCGATTAACAATAGCATTGACTTACAACAACAATTACGTGTACTCATCTCCAGTCAGGAAGACGTACTACCGAAATTAACCGATCAAGAAGCGGATCAGGTACTTGCCGTAAAACCAACAATGCCTTTGGACAAAATCTATCAATTGGCGCTGGAAAACAATGCTGATTATCAATTTGCGTTAAAAACTTCGGAAAGCGCACAATTATTTACAACATGGCAACAATCGCTAAATACACCTGATATCAATCTTGGGCTTGCCTATAGTCAAAACTCAGGTGCTTTTCGCAATGAAATCAACTTAACAGCAGCAATTCCACTCCCGCTATGGAAACAAAATAAAGGAAATGTAATCAAGGCAAAATATGCCGAAGAAGAAGCAAAGAAGAATATTGAAGTCCAACGGCAGCAGCTCGAATCACAGATCCGATCCAATTACCTGTCTTGGCAAAACCAATACAATCAGTATTTTACCATTACACCTGACGACCTCCACGACATCGCGGTCGTCTACGACGGCGTATTCAATAATTTCAGAAAAGGTAACATCTCCCTGGTGGAATTCACTGATTTTATGGATAGCTACCGCATATCCATGCTGAAGCTATATGATATGAAAAAGGAAATTATTCTCAATGCCGAACAATTAAACTACCTGGCGCAAACTTCTATATTCAATTCAACTCATGTCAACTAA
- a CDS encoding phosphocholine-specific phospholipase C has translation MESRREFLRKTLLFSGAAGIVSFMPGSIQRAFAIDPEMGSTFLDAEHIVILMQENRSFDHTLGTLSGVRGFNDPRSIRLPNGLPVWYQMDKEGKTYAPFRLNLKESKVTWMGSLPHSRASQVDAFNQGRYDHWLLSKQSGNKQYAAMPLTLGYFTREDLPFHYALADAFTVCDQNFCSGMTSTTPNRSFFWTGKITEMKDGLQKANIRNDDFAYGKMTWETFPELLEKNGITWRFYQNETSCGGGFAGKERAWLSNFGCNLLEFFQAYHVKFKENYIINLETQVRDLPMQISKLEEKSPSSEEQAIKIRADIRKKSEVLERAEKELKEYNRENYKTLSDFAKSLNERAFTVNKGDNNYRSLESLNFKWKGKKGTLEVPKGDVLYQFRNDVDTGRLPAVSWLAGPQNFSDHPSAPWYGAWYVSEVLEILTKKPEIWKKTIFIITYDENDGYYDHVKPFVVPDLTKKDTGACSAGIDTEVEMVRLANELKQGISKKQAREGAVGLGFRVPMYIVSPWSRGGKVCSQVFDHTSTLQFLEYFFNKKLNKNMHLENISAWRRTICGNLTAAFTPFTQQKEQITFLDRNQHIETIYHAQFKDHPRGFVEVKDPELAKRKVWIPEFDRIQERGIRKSLNLPYAHDAVGYVKDGQFCLVMTVDNKLFGKRTAGVAFNVYSPLEYRNEQGESETYRNWNFAVKAGDRLEYQWDLAKFEGDCYAFELHGPNGFYRKFSGEKGTAAIQAAVAPELKALTQVATGKLQLKLKNNSDQRVTIAVETLNYKKYATTKEIAPAEEVILILDIEKQGNWYDIAIKPNGDNNPIIQLAGRLETGTESTTDPLLA, from the coding sequence ATGGAAAGCAGAAGAGAGTTTCTGAGAAAAACTTTGCTATTCTCGGGAGCAGCAGGAATTGTCAGTTTTATGCCTGGTTCAATCCAAAGAGCCTTTGCAATAGATCCTGAGATGGGAAGTACATTTTTGGATGCCGAGCATATCGTTATCCTTATGCAGGAAAATCGATCTTTCGATCATACGCTTGGGACGCTTTCTGGAGTTCGGGGTTTCAATGATCCACGGTCAATCCGCTTACCGAACGGTTTACCCGTGTGGTATCAAATGGATAAAGAGGGAAAAACGTATGCTCCTTTCCGATTAAACCTGAAGGAAAGTAAAGTGACCTGGATGGGTTCTCTTCCACATAGTCGTGCAAGTCAGGTGGATGCCTTTAACCAAGGTCGTTACGATCATTGGCTGTTATCGAAGCAATCAGGAAATAAACAATATGCGGCTATGCCCTTAACATTGGGGTATTTTACTCGTGAAGATTTGCCCTTTCATTATGCCTTAGCAGATGCTTTTACAGTATGTGATCAGAATTTTTGCTCGGGCATGACCAGCACCACGCCGAACCGTTCGTTTTTCTGGACGGGGAAGATTACAGAAATGAAAGATGGCTTGCAAAAGGCAAATATTAGGAACGACGATTTTGCGTACGGTAAAATGACTTGGGAAACTTTCCCGGAATTGCTTGAGAAAAATGGAATTACCTGGCGTTTTTATCAAAATGAGACAAGTTGTGGCGGAGGATTTGCTGGAAAAGAAAGGGCATGGTTGTCAAATTTCGGATGTAATTTATTAGAGTTCTTTCAAGCTTATCACGTTAAATTTAAGGAAAACTATATCATAAATCTGGAAACTCAGGTTCGGGATTTGCCCATGCAGATTTCCAAGTTGGAGGAGAAGTCTCCTTCTTCTGAGGAACAAGCGATAAAGATACGCGCTGATATTCGTAAAAAAAGCGAGGTATTGGAACGAGCCGAGAAGGAACTCAAAGAATATAATCGGGAAAATTATAAAACGTTAAGTGATTTTGCTAAATCATTGAATGAAAGAGCTTTTACGGTAAACAAGGGCGACAATAATTACAGGTCGCTTGAGTCCTTGAATTTTAAGTGGAAAGGAAAAAAGGGGACGCTGGAAGTTCCGAAAGGGGACGTTCTTTATCAATTCCGGAATGATGTTGATACCGGTAGATTGCCAGCCGTATCCTGGCTGGCTGGTCCGCAAAATTTTTCGGATCATCCGAGTGCTCCCTGGTACGGAGCTTGGTATGTATCAGAAGTTTTGGAAATTTTAACGAAAAAACCTGAAATCTGGAAAAAAACAATTTTTATCATTACCTATGATGAAAACGATGGTTATTATGATCACGTAAAGCCATTTGTTGTTCCTGATTTGACTAAAAAAGACACCGGGGCATGCTCTGCTGGTATTGATACGGAGGTGGAAATGGTACGTTTAGCCAATGAGCTGAAGCAGGGGATATCTAAAAAGCAAGCGCGTGAAGGAGCTGTGGGTTTAGGTTTTCGTGTGCCCATGTATATTGTTTCGCCCTGGTCGCGGGGAGGTAAGGTGTGTTCTCAGGTATTTGATCATACATCTACTTTGCAGTTTTTGGAATACTTCTTCAATAAAAAGCTGAACAAGAATATGCATTTGGAAAACATCAGTGCATGGCGTCGAACGATCTGTGGTAATTTGACTGCAGCCTTTACACCTTTTACACAGCAAAAAGAGCAGATCACTTTCCTAGACCGCAATCAGCACATTGAAACGATATACCATGCGCAGTTCAAAGATCATCCGCGAGGCTTTGTTGAGGTCAAAGATCCTGAACTTGCGAAGAGAAAGGTCTGGATCCCAGAATTTGACCGTATACAGGAGCGTGGGATTCGTAAATCCTTAAATTTGCCTTATGCGCATGATGCAGTTGGCTATGTGAAAGATGGGCAGTTTTGTCTCGTGATGACTGTAGACAACAAGCTTTTTGGAAAAAGAACTGCCGGCGTAGCCTTTAACGTGTATAGTCCCCTAGAATATCGTAATGAACAAGGCGAAAGTGAAACTTATAGAAATTGGAATTTTGCGGTGAAGGCCGGTGATCGTTTGGAATACCAATGGGACCTAGCAAAGTTTGAAGGAGATTGTTATGCTTTCGAACTGCATGGACCAAATGGTTTTTATCGAAAATTTTCCGGGGAGAAGGGGACAGCAGCAATACAAGCCGCGGTAGCTCCGGAGCTTAAGGCCCTGACACAGGTAGCTACAGGAAAATTACAGCTGAAACTAAAGAACAATAGTGACCAGCGCGTAACAATAGCTGTTGAAACCCTCAACTATAAAAAATATGCCACAACAAAAGAAATCGCCCCGGCCGAGGAAGTTATATTGATCCTGGATATTGAAAAACAAGGTAATTGGTATGATATTGCAATAAAGCCTAATGGAGACAATAATCCAATTATTCAGCTGGCCGGGCGCTTGGAAACAGGGACAGAAAGTACAACTGACCCCTTATTAGCATAA
- a CDS encoding response regulator transcription factor, with translation MVDILLLEDDKVLSKEIRSFLLSQGFTCDQAFDGIDFLAKTHQKKYSFYLLDINVPKINGLEICKKIRSHDAFTPIIILSAYDDIDDKKEAFLRAADDYLVKPFVLDELLMRIYSLLRRQQHSESNETKTLVVDDLIIYPDEARVLRANEEINLTQKEFQLLLILAQAKGRTLSKQHISEEVWQNQFQTTQNTIEVYINFLRKKIDKNFENKLIHTRPGFGYYLSAEK, from the coding sequence ATGGTAGACATTTTGCTGCTCGAAGACGACAAGGTACTCTCGAAAGAGATCCGATCTTTTCTATTAAGCCAGGGCTTTACCTGTGATCAAGCTTTTGATGGAATTGATTTCTTGGCCAAAACACACCAGAAAAAATATAGTTTTTATCTATTAGATATCAATGTCCCCAAAATCAATGGATTGGAAATCTGTAAAAAGATAAGAAGCCATGACGCCTTTACACCAATTATTATTCTCTCGGCATACGATGATATAGATGATAAAAAGGAGGCATTTCTTCGGGCAGCCGATGATTACCTGGTCAAACCGTTCGTCTTAGATGAATTGCTGATGCGCATCTATTCCCTATTACGTCGGCAACAACATAGCGAAAGCAATGAAACAAAAACATTGGTAGTCGATGATCTGATCATTTATCCTGATGAGGCCCGTGTATTACGTGCAAATGAAGAAATTAATCTTACTCAAAAAGAATTTCAACTGCTGCTTATCCTGGCACAGGCAAAGGGTCGTACCTTGTCCAAGCAACATATATCGGAGGAAGTGTGGCAAAATCAATTTCAGACAACACAGAATACAATTGAAGTCTATATCAACTTTTTACGTAAGAAGATCGATAAAAACTTTGAAAATAAACTGATCCATACAAGACCTGGCTTTGGTTATTACCTATCGGCAGAAAAATGA
- a CDS encoding PLP-dependent aminotransferase family protein has translation MSSPVGIAFHSIIKIDRRKDDAVYLQIVYQFINAIKRNFLEDGDLLPGSRKIADELNVHRKTIVAALAELQEQGWVNIVPNRGTFVKNPERIDVSTSTIGAFRQPPHFAPYTFRKELILDMPKLEATAKYYFTDGTPDYSIISAEELVRFYASMVKRKKKTDDFPTTIEGNLFFRDQLSYYLNLTRGFHLSRNFVLPIASREQIFSILSRLLIRRDDIVLVENLSYFLPNMIFSQAGAKLKTVPVDAEGMIVDRIVDQFKPGEIRCVYLNSRCQYPTTVNLSEKRKIQLLQLAEQYDFIIIEDDVDFESSFFKTKGESLFRKNAGNRVIYTGAFGSFFAPGFQMNFLIAPQDLLEEGKKYLNIFGKPNFMIEKTLGEIIHQGDIFRYQRKFQKTISERKALFGVLLRRYFEDEVTFTVPEAGLAFWVQFKPIFSLTVLQEKARDKGLLIPSSCLYQNRMVTALRLGFAHLDEQRMSEAIYLLRSAYRDLMDINS, from the coding sequence ATGAGTAGTCCGGTTGGTATAGCTTTTCATTCCATTATTAAGATTGACCGTCGCAAGGATGACGCTGTCTATCTACAGATTGTGTATCAATTTATTAATGCCATTAAGCGAAATTTTTTGGAGGATGGAGATTTGTTGCCTGGAAGCCGAAAGATTGCAGATGAATTGAACGTGCACCGAAAGACTATCGTAGCCGCACTGGCTGAATTGCAGGAGCAGGGCTGGGTGAACATTGTACCCAATCGAGGTACTTTTGTGAAAAATCCCGAACGTATTGACGTTTCGACATCGACCATTGGTGCATTTAGGCAACCACCTCACTTTGCTCCTTATACTTTCCGAAAGGAGCTGATATTGGATATGCCTAAGTTGGAAGCTACAGCGAAGTATTATTTTACGGATGGCACACCAGATTACAGTATTATTAGTGCTGAGGAACTGGTCCGTTTTTACGCATCAATGGTTAAACGCAAAAAGAAAACTGATGACTTTCCGACCACTATAGAGGGGAATCTGTTTTTTAGGGACCAGTTAAGTTATTATTTGAACTTGACCAGGGGATTTCATCTTTCGCGGAACTTCGTGTTGCCAATTGCCAGCCGTGAGCAAATCTTTTCCATTTTATCCCGGTTATTAATTCGTCGTGACGATATTGTGCTGGTGGAGAATTTAAGTTATTTTCTTCCCAATATGATATTTAGTCAAGCAGGAGCCAAGCTGAAGACCGTTCCGGTAGATGCGGAGGGTATGATCGTCGATAGGATCGTCGATCAATTTAAGCCCGGCGAGATCAGATGTGTTTATCTCAACTCCAGATGTCAGTATCCAACGACGGTTAACCTTTCCGAAAAGCGGAAAATTCAACTGTTACAACTGGCCGAGCAATATGACTTTATTATTATTGAGGATGATGTAGATTTCGAATCGTCCTTTTTTAAAACAAAAGGGGAATCGCTTTTTCGGAAAAATGCAGGCAACCGGGTGATTTACACTGGTGCTTTCGGAAGTTTCTTTGCCCCCGGCTTCCAAATGAATTTTTTGATCGCACCTCAGGATCTGCTAGAGGAGGGGAAAAAATATCTGAATATATTCGGGAAACCGAATTTTATGATTGAGAAAACATTGGGTGAAATTATCCATCAGGGTGATATCTTTCGTTATCAGCGCAAATTTCAGAAAACAATTTCAGAGCGCAAAGCGTTGTTTGGGGTGTTGTTGCGGCGTTATTTTGAAGATGAGGTTACTTTCACAGTTCCGGAGGCTGGACTGGCTTTTTGGGTACAGTTCAAACCTATTTTTTCATTGACTGTTTTACAGGAAAAGGCACGAGACAAGGGATTATTAATACCTAGCAGTTGTCTATATCAAAATAGGATGGTTACTGCGTTGCGATTGGGTTTTGCTCATTTAGACGAGCAGCGTATGTCGGAAGCAATTTATTTGTTAAGGTCGGCGTATAGGGACTTGATGGACATTAACTCATAA